A single Ignavibacteriales bacterium DNA region contains:
- a CDS encoding PorV/PorQ family protein: MILLLVVFLTGTIHAQLFPNLGGQRSGISTAQFLKIGIGSRATSLGDAFVAISDDASALYWNPAGITQFTTNEIMFSHNQWVVDINHDFLGAVYHLTPSDAIGLSFTSVTMDKMKVTTEFAPFGTGQYFAFSDIAIGLTFAKKMTDQFSFGATVRYMEETLDKLKMRGVLIDLGTFYWTGLGTSRFAVSVTNFGNQLAPDGEVTLVGKRSKSDWQSFSPPTMFRFGIAFEPYQDEHQMVTTSLQLNHPNDNSENISFGSEYVFNSFEGISFALRGGYKFNVLEQDLTFGAGIKYNAGFSLLTFDYAYAGFERLGSSHRISVSVGIL, from the coding sequence ATAATCCTCCTGCTGGTCGTTTTTCTGACCGGCACTATTCATGCTCAGTTGTTTCCGAATCTGGGCGGACAGAGAAGCGGTATATCAACCGCTCAGTTTTTGAAAATTGGTATCGGAAGCCGTGCAACTTCACTTGGCGATGCTTTTGTGGCTATCTCTGATGATGCATCAGCACTCTATTGGAATCCGGCTGGAATTACTCAGTTTACTACAAATGAAATCATGTTCTCCCATAACCAGTGGGTTGTAGATATCAATCATGATTTTCTTGGTGCGGTTTATCATTTAACCCCAAGTGACGCTATAGGGCTTTCGTTTACCTCTGTGACTATGGATAAAATGAAAGTAACTACGGAATTTGCCCCCTTTGGCACAGGTCAGTATTTTGCATTCTCTGATATCGCAATCGGACTTACGTTTGCAAAGAAAATGACTGATCAGTTTAGTTTTGGTGCAACCGTAAGATATATGGAAGAAACACTTGATAAATTGAAAATGAGAGGCGTTCTCATTGACCTTGGTACTTTTTACTGGACGGGTCTGGGCACCTCACGTTTTGCGGTTTCAGTTACCAACTTTGGAAACCAGCTTGCACCAGACGGGGAAGTAACCCTGGTTGGTAAGCGTTCAAAATCGGATTGGCAGAGTTTCTCTCCTCCGACTATGTTCCGGTTTGGAATTGCATTTGAACCGTATCAGGATGAGCATCAGATGGTGACTACCAGTCTCCAGCTGAATCATCCGAATGATAACAGTGAAAATATTTCCTTCGGAAGTGAATATGTCTTTAATTCCTTTGAAGGAATTTCTTTTGCTCTCCGCGGTGGTTATAAATTTAATGTTCTTGAGCAGGATCTGACTTTTGGGGCAGGTATTAAATATAATGCAGGATTTTCGCTCTTAACATTTGATTACGCTTATGCTGGTTTTGAGAGACTTGGTTCATCCCACAGAATTTCAGTGAGTGTCGGTATCTTATGA